A stretch of the Streptomyces ortus genome encodes the following:
- a CDS encoding ABC transporter substrate-binding protein → MGINGSVERRTVLKAAGASLATAGLAATTGCGGDGGGSGDGTVEIRFAWWGAEERAKRINQSIKLFEKKYPKIKVKTDFQDYVAFWEKFQTQAAGGNPPDVFQNAVAFLRKYDNRSVLLDLKSQVDAGNLDLKNFRAGVEKVGEVDGKLLGVPVGSNTMSLVIDEKVFKAAGVKAEQGWTWDEYFAALKKIHDTQKVAGDSGYFGIMYLYDLYLRQNGKAFFTEDGLGFAETDLTEWWQDGYNRVKAGIVTDPKKVEQLKPKSALASGDAASEFTWDNFTVRYATEGDSEYGLAPIPTTDGKETGQYLGSLMLSGFARTKHPKEVAQFISFMVHDPEVGKIMGYDRGILATTEQFEAYKPTDAPNLAIAKYEEDVAEAGLLGTITPHPAGADTVEAAFLRVAADMSTGKTKVSDAVKQFFSEAKTALAT, encoded by the coding sequence GTGGGGATAAACGGGAGTGTCGAGAGGCGGACGGTCCTCAAGGCGGCCGGGGCGTCGCTCGCCACGGCGGGGCTCGCCGCGACCACCGGCTGCGGGGGAGACGGCGGCGGATCGGGCGACGGTACCGTCGAGATCCGCTTCGCCTGGTGGGGCGCCGAGGAGCGGGCCAAGCGCATCAACCAGTCCATCAAGCTCTTCGAGAAGAAGTACCCGAAGATCAAGGTGAAGACGGACTTCCAGGATTACGTGGCCTTTTGGGAGAAGTTCCAGACCCAGGCCGCAGGCGGAAATCCACCGGACGTATTCCAGAACGCGGTCGCATTCCTGCGGAAGTACGACAACAGAAGCGTTCTGCTCGACCTCAAGTCGCAAGTGGACGCCGGAAATCTGGACCTCAAGAACTTCCGTGCCGGGGTCGAGAAGGTCGGCGAAGTCGACGGAAAGCTGCTCGGCGTGCCCGTCGGCTCCAACACCATGTCACTCGTCATCGACGAGAAGGTCTTCAAAGCCGCCGGCGTGAAGGCCGAGCAGGGCTGGACCTGGGACGAGTACTTCGCCGCGCTCAAGAAGATCCATGACACCCAGAAGGTGGCGGGCGACAGCGGCTACTTCGGGATCATGTACCTCTACGACCTCTATCTGCGCCAGAACGGCAAGGCGTTCTTCACCGAGGACGGACTCGGCTTCGCGGAGACCGATCTGACGGAGTGGTGGCAGGACGGCTACAACCGGGTCAAGGCCGGCATCGTCACCGACCCGAAGAAGGTCGAGCAGCTGAAGCCCAAGTCGGCGCTGGCCTCAGGTGACGCGGCGTCCGAATTCACCTGGGACAACTTCACGGTGCGCTACGCCACGGAGGGCGACAGCGAGTACGGCCTGGCGCCGATCCCCACCACCGACGGCAAGGAGACCGGCCAGTATCTCGGCTCGCTCATGCTGAGCGGTTTCGCGCGGACCAAGCACCCCAAGGAAGTCGCCCAGTTCATCTCCTTCATGGTGCACGACCCCGAGGTCGGCAAGATCATGGGCTACGACCGGGGCATCCTCGCCACCACCGAGCAGTTCGAGGCGTACAAGCCGACCGACGCCCCCAACCTGGCGATCGCGAAGTACGAGGAGGACGTCGCCGAGGCCGGACTGCTGGGGACCATCACTCCGCACCCGGCGGGAGCCGACACCGTGGAAGCCGCGTTCCTGCGCGTCGCGGCCGACATGTCGACGGGCAAGACCAAGGTCTCCGACGCCGTCAAGCAGTTCTTCTCCGAGGCGAAGACCGCCCTCGCCACCTGA
- a CDS encoding TIGR02611 family protein, with protein MNTGSDRTGEAAVAADETKSEPALGSRAPQFIKARRMLHLSWQVGVFVVGLAVVVAGVIMLPLPGPGWLVIFGGMAIWATEFVWAQLVLRWTKRKVTEATQKALDPKVRRRNIILTTVGLVIIAVLVGVYVWKFGVEMPWNIKE; from the coding sequence ATGAATACGGGGAGTGACCGAACGGGGGAGGCCGCCGTGGCGGCCGACGAAACCAAGAGCGAGCCGGCGCTCGGATCCCGTGCGCCGCAATTCATCAAGGCGCGCCGCATGCTGCATCTGAGCTGGCAGGTGGGCGTGTTCGTCGTAGGTCTCGCGGTCGTCGTGGCCGGCGTGATCATGCTGCCTCTGCCCGGTCCGGGCTGGCTGGTGATCTTCGGCGGTATGGCGATCTGGGCGACCGAGTTCGTCTGGGCGCAGCTGGTGCTCCGCTGGACGAAACGCAAAGTCACCGAGGCCACACAGAAGGCTCTCGACCCGAAGGTCCGACGCCGCAACATCATCCTGACGACCGTCGGGCTGGTGATCATCGCGGTACTGGTCGGGGTGTACGTGTGGAAGTTCGGCGTCGAGATGCCGTGGAACATCAAGGAGTAG
- a CDS encoding SsgA family sporulation/cell division regulator, producing MNTTVSCELHLRLVVSSESSLPVPAGLRYDTADPYAVHATFHTGAEETVEWVFARDLLAEGLHRPTGTGDVRVWPSRSHGQGVVCIALSSPEGEALLEAPARALESFLKRTDAAVPPGTEHRHFDLDTELSHILAES from the coding sequence ATGAACACCACGGTCAGCTGCGAGCTGCACCTGCGCCTCGTTGTGTCGAGCGAGTCCTCCCTGCCTGTCCCCGCAGGCCTGCGGTACGACACGGCCGATCCCTACGCCGTGCACGCCACCTTCCACACCGGAGCGGAGGAGACTGTCGAGTGGGTGTTCGCCCGCGACCTTCTCGCCGAGGGCCTGCACCGGCCCACCGGTACCGGCGACGTCCGAGTCTGGCCGTCCCGCAGTCATGGTCAGGGCGTCGTGTGCATCGCCCTGAGCTCTCCGGAGGGCGAAGCTCTGCTGGAGGCCCCGGCGCGGGCCCTGGAGTCATTCCTGAAACGAACCGACGCCGCTGTGCCTCCTGGCACGGAACACCGGCACTTCGATCTCGATACGGAGCTCTCGCACATCCTGGCCGAAAGCTAG
- a CDS encoding CGNR zinc finger domain-containing protein has translation MLITHDTRCALDTVVDLVNTAPEDDTPDGLANLAALLDFVRKHNMSDVGTLSELDLSAVRRIRGRFAAVFAAPDARTAASLINELVAAAGTTPRLTNHDGYDWHVHYFAPGASVADHLAADCGMALAFFVVAGEEERLRRCEAPDCRHAFVDLSRNRSRRYCDSRTCGNRLHVAAYRARRKEAAG, from the coding sequence GTGCTGATCACCCACGACACCCGGTGCGCCCTCGACACCGTGGTCGATCTGGTGAACACCGCACCGGAGGACGACACCCCGGACGGACTCGCGAACCTCGCGGCGCTGCTCGACTTCGTGCGAAAACACAACATGAGCGATGTCGGGACCTTGTCCGAGCTCGACCTCTCGGCGGTGCGCCGGATCCGGGGACGCTTCGCCGCGGTCTTCGCCGCCCCGGACGCCCGTACCGCCGCCTCGCTCATCAACGAGCTGGTCGCCGCCGCCGGCACCACCCCACGCCTCACGAACCATGACGGCTACGACTGGCACGTGCACTACTTCGCGCCCGGAGCATCCGTCGCCGACCACCTCGCCGCGGACTGCGGCATGGCGCTGGCGTTCTTCGTGGTGGCCGGAGAAGAGGAACGGCTGCGCCGCTGTGAGGCACCGGACTGCCGACACGCCTTCGTCGACCTCTCCCGCAACCGCTCCCGTCGCTACTGCGACAGCCGCACCTGCGGAAACCGCCTGCATGTCGCCGCCTACCGGGCACGGCGCAAGGAAGCGGCAGGCTGA
- a CDS encoding DsbA family protein → MSDSSPARPAVPVLDIWCELQCPDCRSALDDLRGLRARYGDRLELRLRHFPLEKHKHAFAAAQAAEEAAEQGKAWPYVEAVLERVSELDRDGEALLLDVARGLGLDAEEFDTALIDGRHILIVDADQAEGKAIGVTGTPTYVIDGERLDGGKSQDGLRERVEEIVDRLLAERDA, encoded by the coding sequence ATGAGCGACTCCTCCCCCGCCCGCCCCGCCGTCCCCGTACTGGACATCTGGTGCGAACTCCAGTGCCCGGACTGCCGCAGCGCCCTCGACGACCTGCGCGGGCTGCGTGCCCGCTACGGCGACCGGCTGGAGCTGCGGCTGCGGCACTTTCCGCTGGAGAAGCACAAGCACGCCTTCGCGGCGGCCCAGGCCGCCGAGGAGGCCGCGGAACAGGGCAAGGCCTGGCCGTACGTCGAGGCTGTGCTGGAGCGCGTGTCGGAGCTGGACCGCGACGGGGAGGCGCTTCTCCTCGACGTGGCCCGCGGGCTCGGCCTGGACGCGGAGGAGTTCGACACGGCCCTCATCGACGGCCGGCACATCCTGATCGTCGACGCCGACCAGGCCGAGGGCAAGGCCATCGGCGTGACCGGCACGCCGACGTACGTCATCGACGGTGAGCGTCTGGACGGCGGCAAGAGCCAGGACGGGCTGCGCGAGCGCGTCGAGGAGATCGTGGACCGGCTGCTGGCCGAGCGGGACGCCTGA
- a CDS encoding GNAT family N-acetyltransferase: protein MTTTLRPTEPLQRDADGALSRHYTVCVNSRPVGAVHLATEPGSGPSVARIRELGIEEPDRGRGRGTVAALAAEEVLRGWGCGRIEVSVPADAAPALRLATALGYVVRNRAMEKPLDGAPPELPAGRRGRPMTEAEFVPWLAHAKETYAQSWITRGVPEAEALAKSDRDHAALLPEGLDSEGVDLSVLEHEGTRVGMLWLALRDGWAFVYRVESDEGHRGRGYGRSLMLLAEAQAFAAGRPGVRLNVFAGNTPAERLYESLGYATTTYHLYKDLL from the coding sequence ATGACCACCACTCTGCGGCCGACCGAGCCGCTTCAGCGCGACGCCGACGGGGCGCTCTCCCGGCACTACACGGTCTGTGTGAACAGCCGTCCCGTAGGAGCGGTACATCTGGCCACCGAGCCCGGTTCCGGACCGTCCGTCGCCCGGATCCGGGAACTGGGCATCGAGGAGCCGGACCGCGGTCGCGGCCGGGGCACGGTGGCCGCGCTCGCCGCGGAGGAGGTGCTACGGGGCTGGGGCTGCGGGCGGATCGAGGTGTCGGTACCCGCCGACGCGGCGCCGGCCCTGAGGCTCGCGACGGCCCTCGGTTACGTGGTCCGCAACCGCGCGATGGAGAAGCCGCTCGACGGCGCCCCTCCCGAACTGCCCGCCGGCCGCCGCGGACGCCCCATGACGGAGGCCGAGTTCGTACCCTGGCTGGCGCATGCCAAGGAGACGTACGCCCAGTCCTGGATCACCCGGGGGGTGCCCGAGGCCGAGGCCCTCGCCAAGTCCGACCGCGACCATGCAGCTCTGCTGCCGGAGGGGCTCGACAGTGAGGGCGTCGACCTCAGCGTCCTGGAGCACGAGGGGACTCGGGTGGGCATGCTGTGGCTGGCGCTGCGCGACGGCTGGGCGTTCGTCTACCGCGTCGAGTCGGACGAGGGGCATCGGGGCCGGGGGTACGGCCGCTCACTGATGCTCCTGGCGGAGGCGCAGGCGTTCGCCGCCGGACGCCCCGGTGTCCGCCTGAACGTCTTCGCCGGCAACACCCCGGCCGAGCGGCTCTACGAATCACTCGGCTACGCCACGACCACGTACCACCTCTACAAGGACCTGCTGTAG
- a CDS encoding aminotransferase class IV, giving the protein MKIWLDGGLQDSGSARVSVFDHGLTVGDGIFETVKATDGRTFALTRHLDRLARSARGLGLPEPDRDEVLRACAAVLDANPMPLGRLRITYTGGHGPLGSDRGEQGPTLVVALAESGRRPDSTAVITVPWTRNERGALTGLKTTSYAENVVALARAREQGASEALFANTVGQLCEGTGSNVFVVLDGEIHTPPVASGCLAGITRALTVEWTGAKETDLQLDVLERAEEVFLTSTLRDVQAVHRVDGRELPGAPGPVTAKTMRVFAERAADDLDP; this is encoded by the coding sequence GTGAAGATCTGGCTCGATGGCGGGCTGCAGGACAGCGGGTCGGCCCGTGTCTCCGTGTTCGACCACGGGCTGACGGTGGGCGACGGCATCTTCGAGACGGTGAAGGCGACCGACGGGCGCACCTTCGCTCTCACCAGGCACCTCGACCGCCTGGCGCGCTCGGCGCGCGGCCTCGGACTGCCCGAACCCGACCGCGACGAGGTGCTGAGGGCCTGCGCGGCCGTCCTGGACGCCAATCCCATGCCGCTGGGCCGTCTGCGGATCACGTACACCGGCGGTCACGGGCCGCTCGGCTCGGACCGTGGGGAGCAGGGGCCGACCCTGGTCGTGGCGCTCGCGGAGTCCGGCCGCCGCCCCGACTCCACCGCCGTGATCACCGTCCCCTGGACCCGCAACGAGCGCGGCGCGCTGACCGGCCTCAAGACGACGTCGTACGCCGAGAACGTCGTCGCCCTCGCCCGCGCGCGTGAGCAGGGCGCGTCCGAGGCGCTGTTCGCGAACACGGTCGGGCAGCTCTGCGAGGGCACGGGGTCCAACGTCTTCGTGGTCCTCGACGGCGAGATCCACACTCCGCCCGTCGCCTCGGGCTGCCTCGCGGGCATCACCCGCGCCCTGACCGTGGAGTGGACCGGCGCCAAGGAGACCGACCTCCAGCTGGACGTCCTGGAGCGGGCCGAGGAGGTCTTCCTGACCTCGACGCTGCGCGATGTGCAGGCCGTGCACCGGGTCGACGGCCGCGAACTGCCGGGCGCGCCGGGCCCGGTGACCGCGAAGACCATGCGCGTCTTCGCCGAGCGGGCGGCCGACGACCTCGACCCCTGA
- a CDS encoding chorismate-binding protein: MHDLPALARFGGLVATGLVDVTADPAALDSSGFWAVSADFEGRVVCARFADVRREVVPAPVPGRWTGPAAGDWTSSLDRAAYTAGVRRIRELIAAGEVYQANLCRVLSAPLAPGADVDALTALLARGNPAPYAGTIRLPGHGVDIATASPELFLRRTGRVVESGPIKGTGRTEADLLEKDHAENVMIVDLVRNDLGRVCATGSVTVPDLCVVEKHPGLVHLVSTVRGALREDVGWPELLGAAFPPGSVTGAPKSSALRIIGELETAPRGPYCGGIGWVDADRGTGELAVGIRTFWIDRDEGVLRFGSGAGITWGSDPQREWEETELKAARLLAVASGEYPGAYDAGEAGGLTSARGAGVADWKSTPGR; encoded by the coding sequence GTGCACGACCTCCCAGCTCTCGCCCGCTTCGGCGGCCTCGTCGCGACCGGCCTCGTCGATGTCACCGCCGACCCCGCGGCACTCGACTCCAGTGGCTTCTGGGCCGTCAGCGCCGACTTCGAGGGCCGCGTGGTCTGCGCGCGTTTCGCGGACGTACGACGTGAGGTCGTACCGGCGCCGGTGCCGGGGCGGTGGACGGGCCCCGCGGCCGGCGACTGGACGTCATCGCTCGACCGCGCCGCGTATACGGCGGGTGTACGCCGCATACGCGAGCTCATCGCGGCGGGCGAGGTGTACCAGGCGAACCTCTGCCGGGTCCTGTCCGCGCCCCTCGCCCCCGGCGCCGACGTGGACGCGCTGACCGCCCTGCTGGCACGCGGCAACCCGGCGCCGTACGCCGGAACGATTCGCCTGCCGGGGCACGGGGTCGACATAGCCACCGCGTCCCCGGAACTGTTCCTGCGCCGTACCGGCCGTGTCGTCGAGTCGGGCCCGATCAAGGGCACCGGACGCACCGAGGCGGACCTCCTCGAAAAGGATCACGCGGAGAACGTGATGATCGTCGACCTGGTCCGCAACGACCTGGGCCGGGTGTGCGCCACGGGCAGCGTGACCGTGCCCGACCTGTGCGTCGTCGAGAAGCACCCGGGCCTTGTCCACCTCGTGTCCACCGTCCGCGGCGCACTGCGTGAGGACGTGGGCTGGCCGGAGCTGCTGGGCGCGGCCTTCCCGCCCGGATCCGTCACCGGCGCCCCCAAGTCCAGCGCCCTGCGGATCATCGGCGAACTGGAGACGGCTCCCCGCGGGCCCTACTGCGGCGGCATCGGCTGGGTCGACGCCGACCGCGGCACCGGCGAACTGGCCGTCGGGATCCGCACCTTCTGGATCGACCGGGACGAGGGTGTGCTGCGCTTCGGCTCCGGCGCGGGCATCACCTGGGGCTCGGACCCCCAGCGCGAGTGGGAGGAGACCGAACTGAAGGCCGCCCGGCTGCTCGCTGTAGCGTCGGGGGAGTACCCGGGGGCGTACGACGCGGGTGAGGCGGGTGGGCTCACGTCCGCGCGGGGCGCCGGGGTCGCCGACTGGAAGAGCACGCCAGGCCGGTGA
- a CDS encoding zf-TFIIB domain-containing protein → MQCPKCHAPMHTYNRNGVQIEQCSGCRGIFLDYGELESLTRLEGQWSQPGPPPPGAPQAYPSAPAPAWGAPHGGHGGHGGHYGHKRQKGFGHMLFSS, encoded by the coding sequence ATGCAGTGTCCGAAGTGCCATGCGCCGATGCACACGTACAACCGCAATGGTGTTCAGATCGAGCAGTGCAGCGGCTGCCGCGGGATCTTTCTCGACTACGGCGAGCTGGAGTCCCTGACCCGCCTCGAGGGCCAGTGGTCGCAGCCCGGCCCGCCGCCCCCGGGCGCCCCGCAGGCCTACCCGTCCGCCCCCGCACCCGCCTGGGGCGCTCCACACGGCGGGCACGGTGGCCATGGCGGTCACTACGGGCACAAGCGCCAGAAGGGCTTCGGCCACATGCTCTTCTCCTCCTGA
- a CDS encoding phosphotransferase codes for MTAEVLPALSAKVRAAAHPSAEACACGTDTSVLADRPDGTVVRHGHTVAKAHAPGTDLAGLTARLAVAAHPALDGILLPPHGPRTAELDGRPVTFWSYGTPVDRDDPDAAPWEEAATLLARLHRTPDTVLPPGLPPMRGPAKAARAVARLLAAGPHPAAAPVLRAWAVLPAWARDETPMPENLRALCHGDLHLGQLVRSGSGEWLLIDIDDLGRGDPAWDLARPAAWFACGLLPPDEWNRFLTAYRRAGGTAVPADSDPWPALDVPARALSVQTAAQAIAKSVAAGRPLDEVETSVIDACDRMAAHPPELAPDFAT; via the coding sequence GTGACCGCAGAGGTGCTGCCCGCGCTGAGCGCGAAGGTGCGGGCCGCGGCCCATCCGTCGGCGGAGGCCTGCGCCTGCGGTACGGACACCTCCGTGCTGGCCGACCGGCCCGACGGCACCGTCGTCCGGCACGGCCACACGGTGGCGAAGGCGCACGCCCCCGGCACCGACCTCGCGGGGCTCACGGCGCGGCTGGCCGTGGCCGCGCACCCCGCGCTCGACGGCATCCTCCTGCCGCCGCACGGCCCGCGCACGGCCGAACTGGACGGCCGACCGGTCACCTTCTGGTCCTACGGCACTCCCGTGGACCGCGACGACCCCGACGCCGCTCCCTGGGAGGAGGCCGCGACCCTCCTCGCCCGGCTCCACCGCACCCCGGACACCGTCCTCCCGCCCGGCCTGCCTCCCATGCGCGGCCCGGCGAAGGCGGCCCGCGCGGTCGCCCGCCTCCTGGCGGCCGGCCCGCACCCGGCAGCCGCCCCCGTCCTGCGTGCCTGGGCCGTCCTGCCCGCCTGGGCGCGGGACGAGACCCCGATGCCGGAGAACCTGCGCGCGCTCTGCCACGGCGACCTCCACCTGGGCCAGCTCGTGCGGTCGGGGAGCGGCGAGTGGCTGCTCATCGACATCGACGATCTCGGCCGCGGCGATCCCGCCTGGGACCTGGCCCGCCCCGCGGCGTGGTTCGCCTGCGGGCTCCTCCCGCCCGACGAGTGGAACCGCTTCCTCACCGCGTACCGGCGGGCGGGGGGTACGGCCGTCCCGGCGGACAGCGACCCCTGGCCGGCCCTCGACGTTCCCGCCCGCGCCCTGAGCGTGCAGACCGCGGCCCAGGCGATCGCCAAGTCGGTCGCGGCGGGGCGCCCGTTGGACGAGGTCGAGACGTCCGTGATCGACGCATGTGACCGAATGGCGGCGCACCCGCCGGAGTTGGCGCCGGACTTCGCGACGTAG
- a CDS encoding serine/threonine-protein kinase yields the protein MDMAMMRLRREDPRVVGSFRLHRRLGAGGMGVVYLGSDRRGQRVALKVIRPDLAEDQEFRARFAREVSAARRIRGGCTARLVAADLEAERPWFATQYVPGPSLHDKVTEDGPLFASEVAAVGAALSEGLVAVHEAGVVHRDLKPSNILLSPKGPRIIDFGIAWATGASTLTHVGTAVGSPGFLAPEQVRGAAVTPATDVFALGATLAYAATQDSPFGHGSSEVMLYRVVHEEPHLHGVPDALAPLVRACLAKDPEERPSTLQLSLRLKEIAAREAQGMGEARPPAPRAAEADRPTGRLADEYDGYPEQRTQRRTQGSSGPRGSGPSSRSGARPAASSRGGSARAGSGAGSGSGSGSRTGPSGSRAGQSGSRTGPPRSGAGRNGPRTGPRTTGTGRRPANPRLLRQRLFVFVVVTLLVALAIAAAQGCEGPARGLDGGGRGGGVAGHSPTQADQRGGVGLSG from the coding sequence ATGGACATGGCGATGATGCGCCTGAGGCGCGAGGACCCGCGTGTCGTCGGCTCGTTCAGGCTTCACCGACGGCTCGGCGCGGGCGGGATGGGCGTTGTCTATCTGGGCTCCGACCGGCGTGGCCAGCGGGTCGCGCTGAAGGTGATCCGGCCGGATCTCGCGGAGGACCAGGAGTTCCGGGCGCGCTTCGCCCGGGAGGTGTCGGCGGCGCGGCGGATCAGGGGCGGGTGCACCGCGCGGCTCGTCGCCGCGGATCTGGAGGCGGAGCGGCCCTGGTTCGCGACGCAGTATGTTCCCGGGCCGTCGCTGCACGACAAGGTCACCGAGGACGGGCCGCTCTTCGCGTCCGAGGTCGCGGCCGTCGGCGCCGCCCTCTCCGAGGGGCTTGTCGCGGTGCATGAAGCGGGGGTCGTCCACCGGGACCTGAAACCGTCGAACATCCTGCTGTCCCCGAAGGGGCCGCGCATCATCGACTTCGGTATCGCCTGGGCGACCGGTGCGAGCACGCTCACGCATGTGGGTACGGCTGTGGGGTCTCCCGGTTTCCTCGCGCCGGAGCAGGTGCGGGGTGCCGCCGTCACTCCGGCCACGGATGTCTTCGCGCTGGGCGCGACGCTGGCGTACGCCGCGACGCAGGACTCGCCCTTCGGGCACGGCAGTTCCGAGGTGATGCTCTACCGGGTGGTGCACGAGGAGCCGCACCTGCACGGTGTGCCCGACGCGCTGGCCCCTCTGGTGCGCGCCTGTCTGGCGAAGGATCCCGAGGAGCGGCCCAGCACGCTGCAGTTGTCGTTGCGGCTCAAGGAGATCGCGGCGCGGGAGGCGCAGGGTATGGGCGAGGCCCGGCCGCCGGCTCCCCGGGCGGCGGAGGCCGACCGGCCGACGGGGCGGCTCGCCGACGAGTACGACGGCTATCCGGAACAGCGGACTCAGCGGCGTACGCAGGGGTCGTCCGGGCCGCGCGGGAGCGGTCCGTCGTCGCGGTCGGGGGCGCGGCCGGCCGCTTCCTCGCGCGGTGGCTCGGCGCGGGCCGGTTCCGGAGCGGGTTCCGGTTCCGGTTCCGGCTCCAGGACCGGTCCGTCCGGTAGCCGCGCCGGGCAGTCCGGCAGCCGGACCGGGCCGCCGCGGAGCGGGGCGGGGCGGAACGGGCCGCGGACCGGGCCTCGGACCACCGGGACGGGGCGGCGGCCCGCGAATCCGCGGCTGTTGCGGCAGCGGCTGTTCGTGTTCGTGGTGGTGACGCTGCTCGTGGCGTTGGCCATCGCGGCGGCGCAGGGATGCGAGGGGCCTGCCCGGGGGCTTGATGGCGGGGGGCGCGGGGGCGGGGTTGCGGGGCATTCGCCTACCCAGGCGGACCAGCGGGGCGGGGTAGGGCTCAGCGGGTAG
- a CDS encoding TrmH family RNA methyltransferase — MADLITVEDPADPRLRDYTGLTDVELRRKREPAEGLFIAEGEKVIRRAKDAGYEMRSMLLSAKWVDVMRDVIDELPAPVYAVSPDLAERVTGYHVHRGALASMQRKPLPTPDDLLRTARRVVVMESVNDHTNIGAIFRSAAALGMDAVLLSPDCADPLYRRSVKVSMGAVFAVPYARLDSWPKGLDSVREAGFGLLALTPDEKAKTLDEVAPHRMERVALMLGAEGDGLSTQALVAADDWVRIPMAHGVDSLNVGAAAAVAFYAVATGRPTP; from the coding sequence GTGGCCGATCTCATCACCGTTGAGGACCCAGCCGACCCGCGCCTGCGTGACTACACAGGCCTGACCGACGTGGAGCTGCGCCGCAAGCGAGAACCGGCCGAGGGCCTGTTCATCGCCGAGGGCGAGAAGGTCATCAGACGGGCCAAGGACGCCGGCTACGAGATGCGCTCGATGCTGCTGTCCGCCAAGTGGGTCGACGTCATGCGCGACGTCATCGACGAACTCCCGGCGCCGGTGTACGCGGTCAGCCCCGACCTCGCAGAACGGGTCACCGGGTACCACGTGCACCGCGGGGCGCTCGCGTCCATGCAGCGCAAACCGCTGCCGACCCCGGACGATCTGCTCCGCACGGCCCGCCGGGTCGTCGTCATGGAGTCGGTCAACGACCACACGAACATCGGGGCGATCTTCCGCTCGGCCGCCGCCCTCGGTATGGACGCGGTCCTGCTCTCCCCGGACTGCGCGGACCCGCTGTACCGGCGTTCGGTGAAGGTCTCCATGGGCGCGGTCTTCGCCGTGCCGTACGCACGCCTGGACTCCTGGCCCAAGGGGCTCGACTCGGTCCGCGAGGCGGGCTTCGGCCTCCTCGCCCTCACCCCGGACGAGAAGGCCAAGACCCTCGACGAGGTGGCCCCGCACCGCATGGAACGGGTCGCCCTGATGCTCGGCGCGGAGGGCGACGGCCTGTCCACCCAGGCCCTGGTGGCGGCGGACGACTGGGTCCGCATCCCCATGGCCCACGGAGTCGACTCCCTGAACGTGGGAGCGGCAGCGGCGGTCGCGTTCTACGCGGTGGCAACAGGCAGACCGACCCCATAA